The proteins below come from a single Gossypium raimondii isolate GPD5lz chromosome 2, ASM2569854v1, whole genome shotgun sequence genomic window:
- the LOC105783587 gene encoding pathogen-related protein yields MDSSLTDQQQDKYRSYLHGEGEKNTNWKLGAPPNYDTVNKLFEEGRTKIWPPASLEEKVQNLVKTWEMEMFNKISFPDYKSVKLQNFTVSVNGTKPLSLEESRKLGGGYNSFMQTTLPENLRGYNPAQETEHSSHLAFTTAFPRGFALEVSQVYSGPPTIVFKFRHWGYMEGPFKGHAPTGELVQLYGISIFEVDDEMKILKVEFFFDRGELLGGLMKGEKLASGTDQAALSCPFLRNTG; encoded by the exons ATGGATTCTTCACTCACTGATCAGCAGCAAGACAAGTACCGTTCTTACTTGCATGGAGAAGGTGAAAAGAATACCAACTGGAAGCTTGGTGCTCCTCCAAACTATGACACTGTTAACAAGCTCTTTGAAGAAGGCCGAACCAAg ATATGGCCTCCTGCATCACTAGAAGAGAAGGTCCAGAACCTTGTGAAGACATGGGAAATGGAAATGTTCAATAAAATATCCTTCCCTGACTACAAATCAGTGAAACTACAGAATTTTACAGTCAGCGTGAATG GGACGAAACCTTTGAGTTTAGAAGAGAGTAGGAAGCTGGGAGGAGGCTATAATTCCTTTATGCAAACCACCTTACCAGAGAACCTGAGGGGCTATAATCCAGCACAAGAAACTGAACACTCCTCTCATCTTGCCTTCACAACAGCTTTCCCAAGAGGATTCGCTTTGGAAGTTAGCCAAGTCTACTCTGGCCCGCCAACGATTGTGTTTAAGTTCAGGCACTGGGGGTATATGGAAGGTCCTTTCAAAGGCCATGCCCCTACTGGGGAACTTGTTCAACTATATGGAATATCAATTTTTGAG GTTGACGATGAGATGAAAATCTTGAAGGTGGAGTTCTTTTTTGATCGTGGGGAGCTGCTTGGAGGTCTCATGAAAGGTGAAAAATTGGCTAGTGGAACTGACCAAGCGGCTTTGAGCTGCCCATTCTTGAGGAACACAGGGTAG
- the LOC105783586 gene encoding uncharacterized protein C57A10.07 produces the protein MNKYPFGSNNPKSFNAYPRGDFDIESGTIKRTRSRKSSIYPVRMAKSWANRLHYYYKLHPLFVFSISLAFGVTILIVLSLYEQHYRVLRNYMKLDDGFGSYYPFAKLKNLVMVAGHSVYTSSSCEKADKEDSWFLESYQKNPGQAATFLAHIKEGIESTALDDEALLLFSGGETRKDAGPRSEAQSYWTVADSEGWFGKEESLKWRALTEEHARDSFENLLFTVCRFRELTGTYPHNLTVISYDFKEERFAQLHRSAIGFPESRFLYRGTPAPVTSIEAALKGEALVRTQFQEDPYGCMGSLKRKKLGRDPFHRSVPYPKGCPEIEGLFRYCGAAPYRTSLPWTV, from the exons ATGAATAAATATCCGTTTGGCTCAAACAATCCTAAGTCCTTCAATGCATATCCAAGGGGTGACTTTGATATAGAATCAGGAACTATCAAAAGAACCAGAAGtagaaaatcatcaatttaCCCTGTTAGAATGGCTAAGTCCTGGGCTAATCGGCTTCATTACTATTACAAGCTACATCCACTATTTGTTTTCTCTATTTCCTTGGCATTCGGGGTCACGATCCTCATAGTTTTATCTCTATATGAGCAACACTATAGGGTGCTGCGTAATTATATGAAACTTGATGATGGCTTTGGCAGTTATTATCCCTTTGCTAAGCTTAAGAATCTTGTAATGGTTGCTGGGCATTCGGTTTATACAAGCAGTAGTTGTGAAAAAGCTGACAAGGAGGATTCTTGGTTTTTGGAGTCTTATCAGAAGAATCCAGGCCAGGCTGCCACATTTTTGGCTCACATAAAAGAAGGGATAGAAAGCACTGCACTAGATGATGAGGCTTTGCTTCTTTTTAGCGGTGGAGAGACTCGGAAAGATGCTGGTCCTCGTAGTGAGGCGCAGAGTTATTGGACAGTTGCTGACTCCGAAGGATGGTTTG GGAAGGAAGAAAGTTTAAAGTGGAGGGCATTAACAGAGGAGCATGCAAGAGATAGCTTTGAGAATCTTCTCTTTACTGTTTGTCGGTTTCGTGAGCTTACTGGGACATACCCACACAACTTAACT GTTATAAGCTATGATTTCAAGGAAGAGAGGTTTGCGCAGTTGCATCGCTCCGCCATTGGGTTCCCAGAGTCACGATTCTTGTATAGAGGCACCCCAGCTCCAGTAACTTCAATAGAAGCAGCTCTGAAAGGTGAGGCATTGGTGAGAACTCAATTTCAAGAAGATCCATATGGATGTATGGGATCACTTAAGAGGAAAAAACTAGGTCGTGATCCCTTTCATCGCTCAGTCCCATATCCCAAAGGATGCCCAGAAATTGAAGGTCTATTTAGATATTGTGGGGCTGCTCCTTATCGAACTTCTCTGCCGTGGACAGTGTAA